One window from the genome of Acidihalobacter ferrooxydans encodes:
- the uvrD gene encoding DNA helicase II, which produces MDVSDLLSGLNAAQREAVTAPPGPVLVLAGAGSGKTRVLTHRIAWLIRVEGLSPYSLLAVTFTNKAAHEMRGRVEALMQIPASGMWLGTFHGLAHRLLRQHWREAGLPQAFQILDSDDQLRVVRRVLRGLELDEARWPPRQAQWFINGRKDEGLRPQHLDDTGDPASAQFIRIYSAYEAACRQAGAVDFAELLLRALELLRDNDALRGHYQRRFRHLLVDEFQDTNALQYAWLRLLAGEHSPVFAVGDDDQSIYGWRGARIEHIQDFARDFPGTQTVRLEQNYRSTPSILDAANAVIAHNQGRLGKQLWAEGEPGEPLRLYMAYNDLDEARYVVDQVEDWVDYGGKRSEVAVLYRSNAQSRVIEEALVGRGIPYRVYGGQRFFERAEIKDALAYLRLVAHRDDDTSFERVVNQPTRGVGDRTLQVVRDQARAEGSSLWRATQAVLAAGTLATRAANALRGFLELIEALAAKTQGLELHEQVERVVEGSALKAFFARDKSERGEARVENLEELANAARGFHLDPEEHAGMTALDAFLAHAALEAGEGEGSAWEDCVQLMTLHSAKGLEFPLVFLCGMEEGLFPHRMSIEEPGRLEEERRLCYVGITRARQRLILTAAETRRLHGQQTYNLPSRFLGEIPAELIEEVRPRAQVSRPSWSRPASARRAPLDDAPPGIRVGQRVAHAKFGEGVVTGYEGQGPQARIEVNFAHHGAKWLVLAYAKLEILA; this is translated from the coding sequence ATGGACGTTTCCGATCTGCTTTCCGGCCTCAACGCGGCGCAACGCGAGGCCGTCACCGCGCCGCCCGGACCGGTGCTCGTGCTCGCCGGCGCGGGCAGCGGCAAGACCCGCGTGCTCACTCACCGCATCGCCTGGCTGATTCGCGTCGAGGGCCTCTCGCCGTACAGCCTGCTCGCCGTCACCTTCACCAACAAGGCCGCGCACGAAATGCGCGGGCGCGTGGAGGCGCTGATGCAGATCCCCGCCAGCGGCATGTGGCTGGGGACGTTTCACGGCCTCGCGCATCGTCTGCTGCGCCAGCACTGGCGGGAAGCCGGGCTGCCGCAGGCCTTCCAGATCCTCGACAGTGACGACCAACTGCGTGTGGTTCGTCGCGTGTTGCGCGGGCTGGAGCTGGACGAGGCGCGCTGGCCGCCGCGCCAGGCGCAGTGGTTCATCAACGGGCGCAAGGACGAAGGTCTGCGCCCGCAGCATCTGGACGACACCGGCGATCCGGCCAGCGCCCAGTTTATCCGCATCTACAGCGCCTATGAGGCCGCCTGCCGGCAGGCCGGCGCGGTCGATTTCGCCGAGCTGCTGCTGCGCGCGCTGGAACTGCTGCGCGACAACGACGCACTGCGCGGCCACTATCAGCGCCGTTTCCGACATTTGCTGGTCGACGAATTCCAGGATACCAACGCGCTGCAATACGCCTGGCTGCGTCTGCTGGCCGGCGAACACTCGCCGGTGTTCGCGGTCGGCGACGACGATCAGTCGATCTACGGCTGGCGCGGCGCGCGCATCGAACACATCCAGGACTTCGCGCGCGATTTTCCCGGCACGCAGACCGTGCGTCTGGAGCAGAACTACCGCTCCACGCCGTCTATCCTCGACGCCGCCAACGCGGTCATTGCCCATAACCAGGGGCGGCTCGGCAAGCAGCTCTGGGCCGAAGGCGAACCCGGCGAGCCGCTGCGCCTGTACATGGCCTACAACGATCTGGACGAAGCGCGTTACGTCGTCGATCAGGTCGAAGACTGGGTCGATTATGGCGGTAAACGCAGCGAAGTTGCCGTGCTTTACCGCTCCAACGCGCAGTCGCGCGTGATCGAAGAGGCGTTGGTCGGGCGCGGCATCCCGTATCGCGTATACGGTGGCCAGCGGTTTTTCGAGCGGGCCGAGATCAAGGACGCGCTGGCCTATCTGCGGCTGGTGGCTCATCGTGACGACGACACCTCGTTCGAGCGCGTGGTCAATCAGCCGACGCGCGGCGTCGGGGACCGCACCTTGCAGGTTGTGCGCGATCAGGCGCGGGCCGAAGGCAGTTCCCTGTGGCGTGCGACGCAGGCCGTGCTGGCTGCGGGCACGCTGGCCACCCGCGCCGCCAACGCGCTGCGCGGCTTCCTCGAACTGATCGAGGCGCTGGCGGCGAAAACGCAGGGTCTGGAACTGCACGAACAGGTCGAGCGCGTGGTCGAAGGCTCGGCGCTCAAGGCCTTTTTCGCCAGGGACAAGAGCGAGCGTGGCGAGGCGCGGGTGGAGAACCTGGAGGAGCTCGCCAACGCCGCACGCGGCTTCCACCTCGACCCCGAGGAACACGCCGGCATGACGGCGCTCGATGCCTTCCTCGCACACGCCGCTTTGGAGGCCGGCGAGGGCGAGGGTTCAGCCTGGGAGGACTGTGTGCAACTGATGACGCTGCACTCGGCCAAGGGGCTGGAGTTCCCGCTCGTCTTTCTGTGCGGCATGGAAGAAGGGCTGTTCCCGCACCGCATGTCCATCGAGGAACCGGGGCGGCTCGAAGAGGAACGCCGGCTGTGCTATGTCGGCATCACCCGCGCTCGTCAGCGCCTGATCCTCACCGCCGCCGAGACGCGCCGCCTGCACGGCCAGCAGACCTACAATCTACCTTCACGCTTTCTCGGCGAAATTCCCGCCGAACTCATCGAGGAAGTCCGCCCACGCGCACAAGTCAGCCGTCCGTCCTGGTCGCGTCCCGCGTCGGCGCGACGTGCGCCGCTCGACGACGCGCCGCCCGGCATCCGCGTCGGTCAGCGCGTCGCGCACGCGAAATTCGGCGAGGGTGTAGTGACGGGCTACGAGGGGCAGGGTCCGCAGGCGCGGATCGAGGTCAACTTCGCCCATCATGGCGCCAAGTGGCTGGTGCTGGCTTACGCGAAACTGGAGATATTGGCCTGA
- a CDS encoding 2-oxoglutarate dehydrogenase E1 component encodes MEAQWAGSLLFGSNADYLETLYEAYLRAPDSVDARWRAYFEQLPQVNGHTRETAHSAIRAAFVQHGRSLRPATVITQDHESKQLRVQKLIAAYRSLGHTCADIDPLQLYQPPALEELTLEYYGLDAADLDTRFRTASLTDDSHDTLREIIERLQETYCGPVGAEYMHIASMPKKRWLQQQLESSRARVELDRDQRLYLLQRLTAAEALERHLHSKYIGQKRFSLEGGEGLIPLLDTLIEKAAAEGIRETVIGMAHRGRLNVLINIMGKSPQELFHEFEGLHDDKLRAGDVKYHLGFSSDRLTAAGPIHLALAFNPSHLEIVGPVVEGSVRARQDRRGDREGREVMPIVIHGDAAFAGQGVVMETLNMSQTRGFATKGTVHIVVNNQIGFTTSMSADARSSQYCTDIAKMIGAPILHVNGDHPEALVFVTRLALDYRMRYGEDVIIDLVCYRRHGHNEADEPRATQPVMYHRIQELPTTRERYAAALAKSGLIEPDTGERMLEEARARLESGPPLVSMSDIHTHADPAHTANWAPYYNADPNSECDTAVPLDRLQSLAARLQVIPEGFELQGRVAKIMEDRRKMAAGALPMDWGFAEIMAYATLVTEGHPVRLCGQDTGRGTFFHRHAVLHNQLRREAYVPLRQLDPEQADFLVIDSLLSEEAVLAFEYGYATASPEALVIWEAQFGDFANGAQVVIDQFISSGEEKWGRLCGLTLLLPHGYEGQGAEHSSARLERFLQLCANDNMQVCYPTTPAQVFHMLRRQILRRLRKPLIVMSPKSLLRHKQAVSSLDDLTGGSFQEVIQETDALVSKEVGTVVLCSGRVYYDLLERRRNDERHDLAILRIEQLYPFPERELKQALRRYTNAERFVWCQEEPINQGAWISVRDKLQRVIGGERRLDCVARPEAAAPAVGYFELHTRQLHDLLNAVFV; translated from the coding sequence ATGGAAGCGCAGTGGGCGGGCTCGCTGCTCTTTGGCAGCAATGCCGACTACCTTGAAACCCTCTACGAAGCCTATCTGCGCGCACCGGACTCGGTCGACGCACGCTGGCGCGCTTATTTTGAACAGCTGCCGCAGGTCAACGGCCACACCAGGGAAACCGCGCATTCGGCAATTCGCGCCGCCTTCGTGCAGCATGGCCGCAGCCTGCGCCCGGCGACGGTAATCACCCAGGATCACGAATCCAAGCAGTTGCGTGTGCAGAAACTGATCGCCGCCTACCGCTCACTGGGCCACACCTGCGCCGACATCGACCCGTTGCAACTGTATCAGCCGCCGGCACTCGAAGAGCTGACCCTGGAGTACTACGGGCTCGACGCGGCGGATCTGGATACCCGCTTCCGTACCGCCTCGCTCACCGACGACAGCCACGACACCCTGCGCGAAATCATCGAGCGGCTGCAAGAGACCTATTGCGGCCCGGTCGGCGCGGAATACATGCATATCGCCTCGATGCCCAAAAAGCGCTGGCTGCAGCAGCAACTGGAAAGCTCGCGCGCGCGCGTCGAGCTCGACCGCGATCAGCGGCTCTATCTGCTGCAACGCCTGACTGCAGCCGAAGCGCTCGAACGCCACCTGCATTCGAAATACATCGGCCAGAAACGTTTCTCGCTGGAAGGTGGCGAAGGCCTGATACCGCTACTCGATACGCTGATCGAGAAAGCCGCCGCCGAAGGCATTCGTGAAACGGTCATCGGCATGGCGCACCGCGGCCGGCTGAACGTGCTCATCAACATCATGGGCAAGTCGCCACAGGAACTGTTCCACGAATTCGAAGGCCTCCACGACGACAAACTGCGCGCCGGCGACGTCAAATATCACCTCGGCTTTTCGTCCGACCGCCTGACCGCCGCCGGCCCGATCCACCTCGCGCTGGCCTTCAATCCCTCGCACCTGGAAATCGTCGGCCCGGTGGTCGAAGGTTCGGTGCGCGCGCGGCAGGATCGGCGCGGCGACCGTGAAGGCCGCGAAGTCATGCCCATCGTCATCCACGGCGACGCCGCCTTCGCCGGCCAGGGCGTGGTGATGGAAACGCTGAACATGTCGCAGACGCGGGGCTTTGCGACCAAGGGTACGGTTCACATCGTGGTGAACAACCAGATCGGCTTCACCACCAGCATGAGCGCCGACGCGCGCTCCAGCCAGTACTGCACCGACATCGCCAAAATGATCGGCGCGCCGATCCTGCACGTCAACGGCGACCACCCGGAGGCACTGGTGTTCGTCACCCGGCTCGCCCTTGACTACCGCATGCGCTATGGCGAAGACGTGATCATTGACCTTGTCTGCTACCGTCGCCACGGCCACAACGAAGCCGACGAGCCGCGCGCCACGCAGCCGGTCATGTACCACCGCATCCAGGAACTGCCGACCACCCGCGAGCGCTACGCCGCGGCGCTGGCAAAGAGCGGCCTGATCGAACCGGACACCGGAGAACGCATGCTGGAAGAGGCGCGCGCCCGGCTCGAATCCGGCCCGCCATTGGTGTCGATGAGCGACATTCACACGCATGCCGATCCGGCGCACACCGCCAACTGGGCGCCGTATTACAACGCCGACCCCAATTCCGAGTGTGACACCGCCGTGCCGCTGGATCGACTGCAATCGCTCGCCGCACGCCTGCAGGTCATCCCCGAAGGCTTCGAACTCCAGGGTCGCGTCGCCAAGATCATGGAAGACCGGCGCAAGATGGCGGCGGGCGCGCTGCCGATGGACTGGGGCTTTGCCGAAATCATGGCCTACGCGACCCTGGTCACCGAAGGTCACCCCGTACGCCTGTGCGGCCAGGACACCGGCCGGGGTACGTTTTTCCATCGGCATGCCGTGCTCCACAACCAGCTGCGTCGCGAGGCCTATGTACCCCTGCGCCAGCTCGACCCCGAACAGGCGGATTTTCTGGTTATCGACTCCCTGCTGTCGGAAGAAGCCGTGCTCGCCTTCGAGTACGGTTACGCCACCGCCTCGCCGGAAGCGCTCGTGATCTGGGAGGCGCAGTTCGGCGATTTCGCCAATGGCGCGCAAGTCGTGATCGACCAGTTCATCAGTTCCGGCGAGGAAAAATGGGGCCGCCTCTGCGGCCTGACCCTGCTGCTGCCGCATGGTTACGAGGGCCAGGGCGCCGAACACTCATCGGCCCGCCTCGAACGCTTCCTGCAGCTATGCGCAAACGACAACATGCAGGTGTGCTACCCCACCACTCCCGCGCAGGTATTTCACATGCTGCGCCGACAGATCTTGCGTCGCCTGCGCAAGCCGCTGATCGTGATGTCGCCCAAGAGCCTCCTGCGCCACAAACAGGCCGTCAGCAGCCTCGATGATCTCACCGGCGGCAGTTTCCAGGAAGTGATACAGGAAACCGATGCGCTGGTATCCAAGGAGGTTGGCACCGTCGTGCTGTGCTCCGGCCGCGTGTATTACGACCTGCTCGAACGCCGCCGCAACGACGAACGCCATGATCTCGCCATCCTGCGCATCGAACAGCTCTATCCGTTCCCTGAACGCGAACTCAAGCAGGCGTTGCGCCGTTATACCAATGCCGAACGCTTCGTCTGGTGCCAGGAAGAGCCGATCAATCAGGGTGCCTGGATATCGGTACGCGACAAACTGCAGCGCGTGATCGGCGGCGAACGCCGGCTCGATTGCGTCGCGCGCCCCGAAGCCGCCGCCCCGGCCGTCGGCTATTTCGAGCTGCATACCCGTCAGTTGCACGACCTGCTCAACGCGGTATTCGTCTGA
- the odhB gene encoding 2-oxoglutarate dehydrogenase complex dihydrolipoyllysine-residue succinyltransferase has product MNTEVKVPQLPESVADATIAAWHKKPGDRVAADENLVDLETDKVVLEVPSPGSGILSEVLVPEGEVVTAGQALARLVDKQEEDDAAPAPEKPPANGTAATAPVGPAVRRLLDEHGLSANDIEGSGKNGRILKEDVLARAAAAPAAEPVPAPPTPTPAATPAAAPASARSEAPTPDVTGERSEKRVPMTRLRARIAERLVQAQHNAAMLTTFNEVDMQPSMELRKRYRDRFEKTHEVRLGFMSFFVMAAVAALKRFPAVNASIDGTDIVYHGFYDIGVAVSSPRGLVVPILRDADLLSPADIERRICDFATRARDSSLGIDDITGGTFTISNGGVFGSMLSTPILNPPQSAILGMHKIQERPVVVEGEITIRPMMYLALSYDHRIIDGREAVQFLAAIKDAIEDPARLLLEL; this is encoded by the coding sequence ATGAACACCGAGGTCAAAGTTCCCCAACTTCCCGAGTCGGTCGCCGATGCCACCATCGCCGCCTGGCACAAAAAACCCGGCGACCGCGTGGCCGCCGACGAGAACCTCGTCGACCTGGAAACCGACAAGGTCGTGCTGGAAGTCCCCTCGCCCGGCAGCGGCATCCTGAGCGAAGTACTCGTGCCGGAAGGCGAGGTCGTCACCGCCGGCCAGGCCCTGGCCCGACTTGTCGACAAGCAGGAGGAGGATGACGCCGCCCCGGCGCCCGAAAAACCACCCGCCAACGGCACCGCCGCAACAGCTCCGGTCGGCCCCGCCGTACGCCGTCTGCTCGACGAACACGGCCTGAGTGCCAACGACATCGAAGGCAGCGGTAAAAACGGTCGCATCCTCAAGGAAGACGTGCTCGCCCGCGCGGCCGCCGCCCCCGCCGCAGAACCGGTTCCAGCCCCGCCGACACCGACACCAGCAGCGACGCCGGCAGCCGCTCCCGCCAGCGCTCGCAGCGAAGCGCCGACCCCCGACGTTACCGGCGAGCGCAGTGAAAAACGCGTACCCATGACACGCCTGCGCGCGCGCATCGCCGAGCGTCTAGTGCAGGCGCAGCACAACGCTGCCATGCTCACCACCTTCAACGAAGTGGACATGCAACCCAGCATGGAACTGCGCAAGCGCTACCGCGACCGCTTCGAGAAAACGCACGAGGTACGCCTCGGCTTCATGTCGTTCTTCGTCATGGCCGCCGTCGCCGCGCTCAAGCGCTTCCCGGCAGTCAACGCCTCGATCGACGGCACCGATATCGTCTATCACGGTTTCTACGACATCGGCGTGGCCGTATCCTCGCCACGCGGGTTGGTCGTCCCGATCCTGCGCGACGCCGACCTGCTCTCGCCGGCCGACATCGAACGACGCATCTGCGACTTCGCCACCCGCGCGCGCGACAGCAGCCTCGGCATCGATGACATCACCGGCGGCACCTTCACCATCTCCAACGGCGGCGTGTTTGGCTCGATGCTCTCGACGCCGATCCTCAATCCACCACAAAGCGCCATCCTCGGCATGCACAAGATTCAGGAGCGCCCGGTGGTCGTGGAGGGTGAAATCACCATCCGCCCGATGATGTACCTGGCCCTGTCATACGACCATCGCATCATCGACGGACGCGAGGCCGTGCAATTTCTCGCGGCGATCAAGGATGCCATTGAAGACCCCGCACGGTTGCTGCTGGAGTTGTGA
- the lpdA gene encoding dihydrolipoyl dehydrogenase: MEKDYDLIVVGAGPAGYVAALRAAQLGLKVGCIDNWLDADGKPSLGGTCLNVGCIPSKALLDTSHHYDSLLREYADHGVLVDGLRIDVETMQTRKRSVVGTLTQGIATLFKAADIDWLKGHGQLLGSGRVGFAAHDRKTPRELSADNIILAPGSLPSALDAAALDGDYVVDSTGGLEFSEVPKRLAVIGAGAIGLELGSVWRRLGAEVTLLEAQPEFLPIADQSLARMAFKSYTAQGLQIRLGARIKSAKLSGKSVRVVYEDANGEQQERYDRVIVAVGRRPNTVGLNAEGSGLLLDERGCIHVDDHCRTNLPGVWAIGDAVRGPMLAHKGEEEGVMVAERIAGLHSSVDHNLIPAVIYTHPEFAWVGPTEQRLKQAGIPYRSGRFPLAANGRARAQGDTEGEIKLLAHAETDRLLAAHMFGANASDLIAQAVIAISLQASAEDLARTVFAHPTLSEAVHEAALAVDGRALHSAARPKRG, from the coding sequence ATGGAAAAGGATTACGACCTGATCGTCGTCGGCGCCGGCCCAGCCGGCTACGTCGCCGCACTGCGCGCTGCCCAACTCGGCCTCAAGGTCGGCTGTATTGACAACTGGCTCGACGCCGACGGCAAGCCCAGTCTCGGCGGCACCTGCCTCAACGTCGGCTGCATACCGTCCAAGGCCTTGCTCGACACGTCACATCATTATGACTCCCTGCTGCGCGAATATGCCGACCACGGCGTGTTGGTCGATGGCCTGCGTATCGATGTCGAGACCATGCAAACGCGCAAGCGCAGCGTGGTCGGCACCCTCACCCAGGGCATTGCAACGCTGTTCAAGGCCGCCGACATCGACTGGCTCAAAGGGCACGGCCAGCTGCTCGGCAGCGGCCGCGTCGGCTTCGCCGCCCATGACCGCAAAACGCCCCGGGAACTTAGCGCAGACAACATCATCCTCGCCCCCGGCTCGCTGCCGAGCGCGCTCGACGCTGCCGCGCTGGACGGCGATTACGTGGTCGACTCCACCGGCGGACTCGAATTCAGCGAAGTACCCAAACGACTCGCCGTCATCGGCGCCGGTGCCATCGGCCTGGAACTGGGCAGCGTATGGCGCCGCCTGGGCGCGGAGGTAACCCTGCTCGAAGCGCAGCCCGAATTCCTGCCCATCGCCGACCAATCGCTCGCCCGCATGGCATTCAAGAGCTATACCGCGCAAGGCCTGCAAATCCGCCTGGGCGCGCGGATCAAATCCGCCAAGCTCAGCGGCAAGAGCGTGCGCGTGGTCTACGAAGACGCCAACGGCGAGCAGCAGGAGCGCTATGACCGCGTGATCGTCGCGGTCGGTCGTCGGCCGAATACCGTGGGGTTGAATGCCGAAGGCAGCGGTCTGCTGCTCGACGAACGCGGGTGTATCCATGTCGATGACCACTGCCGCACCAACCTGCCCGGCGTGTGGGCAATCGGCGACGCCGTGCGCGGCCCCATGCTCGCGCACAAAGGCGAAGAAGAAGGCGTGATGGTCGCCGAGCGCATCGCCGGACTGCATTCCAGCGTCGACCACAACCTGATTCCCGCAGTGATCTACACCCACCCCGAGTTCGCCTGGGTCGGGCCGACCGAGCAGCGCCTCAAACAGGCTGGCATACCGTATCGCAGTGGCCGCTTCCCGCTGGCCGCCAATGGCCGCGCCCGCGCGCAAGGCGACACCGAGGGCGAAATCAAGCTGCTCGCCCACGCCGAAACCGATCGCCTGCTGGCCGCGCACATGTTTGGCGCAAACGCCTCCGATCTGATCGCTCAGGCCGTTATCGCCATTTCATTGCAGGCCTCCGCGGAAGACCTCGCCCGCACCGTATTCGCTCACCCGACGCTGTCGGAAGCCGTGCACGAAGCCGCCCTGGCGGTGGACGGGCGCGCGCTGCATAGCGCGGCCAGACCCAAACGCGGTTAA
- a CDS encoding SDR family oxidoreductase — protein sequence MPSARKAGLPTVWGSLAGKTYLITGANSGTGFEAARLLLARGARAVMLNRNAEKTTAAIERLKQALGSNADVHFIRMDLGDLASVRAAAKEVLRSVPRIDALICNAAIAQVPERKLTVDGFESQLGTNHYGHFLLCGLLFERIEVSGGRIVVVASLGYKMGLRTIRFDDINWDKGYSANAAYSQSKLAQMMFAYELQDRLAAANKTGVKVYVCHPGSSRTSLITTSGGLLTRMTFWLMTKTPMVQTAEQGAYPEVMCATEDGLEQRAFYGPTGRMEFVGPVGMGTLEPYAHDKPVMKKLWDMTEKAAGLSWSL from the coding sequence ATCCCTTCGGCCCGCAAGGCTGGACTCCCGACCGTCTGGGGGTCGCTTGCCGGCAAGACCTACCTCATTACCGGCGCCAATTCGGGCACGGGCTTCGAAGCGGCGCGGCTGCTACTCGCCAGGGGCGCGCGCGCGGTGATGCTCAACCGCAACGCCGAAAAAACCACCGCCGCTATCGAGCGTTTGAAGCAGGCTCTTGGGTCGAATGCCGATGTGCACTTCATTCGCATGGATCTGGGCGATCTGGCCAGCGTGCGCGCCGCGGCCAAAGAAGTGCTGAGAAGCGTGCCGCGGATCGATGCCCTGATCTGCAATGCGGCCATTGCGCAGGTTCCCGAACGCAAGCTGACCGTGGATGGTTTCGAGAGCCAGCTTGGCACCAACCACTACGGTCACTTCCTGCTGTGCGGCCTGCTGTTCGAGCGCATCGAGGTATCGGGGGGCAGGATTGTCGTCGTGGCCAGCCTTGGCTACAAGATGGGGCTGCGAACGATCCGTTTCGACGACATAAACTGGGACAAGGGCTACAGCGCCAATGCCGCCTACAGCCAGAGCAAGCTGGCGCAGATGATGTTCGCCTACGAACTGCAGGACCGGCTCGCCGCGGCGAACAAGACCGGCGTCAAGGTCTATGTCTGTCACCCCGGATCGTCGCGCACGTCGCTCATCACGACCAGCGGCGGACTTCTGACGCGCATGACCTTCTGGCTCATGACCAAGACACCCATGGTGCAAACCGCTGAGCAGGGTGCCTACCCCGAAGTCATGTGCGCCACCGAAGACGGCCTGGAGCAACGGGCGTTCTACGGCCCCACGGGCCGCATGGAATTCGTCGGCCCCGTGGGCATGGGCACCCTCGAACCGTATGCCCATGACAAGCCCGTCATGAAAAAGCTTTGGGACATGACCGAGAAGGCCGCAGGTTTGTCGTGGAGTCTTTAA
- a CDS encoding TetR/AcrR family transcriptional regulator — MADTEKNLLEAAVRLFSRYGVKRTSMSDLATEAGVSRQTLYHVFRNKDEVLRALIRAYTDDLIAGIESGLEGVQALGDQLDVVFAKMVVAGFEFVETTPNAQDIIDGFNAAGQEELEASAERFRALLERLFSPHGEALAHAGLSASELAEFVQRTAKAASHAARDKDQLLRQLKTLKQLCLTACR; from the coding sequence ATGGCCGATACCGAAAAAAACCTTCTCGAAGCCGCTGTTCGCCTGTTCTCGCGGTATGGCGTCAAGCGCACCAGCATGAGCGACCTGGCCACCGAAGCCGGCGTGAGCCGCCAGACGCTCTACCATGTCTTCCGCAACAAGGACGAAGTGCTCAGGGCACTGATCCGCGCCTACACCGACGATCTCATCGCCGGGATCGAGTCCGGACTGGAAGGCGTGCAGGCGCTGGGCGACCAGCTCGACGTGGTGTTTGCGAAAATGGTCGTCGCCGGCTTCGAGTTCGTGGAGACGACTCCGAACGCGCAGGACATCATTGATGGATTCAACGCGGCCGGCCAGGAAGAACTGGAAGCCTCGGCCGAGCGCTTCCGCGCTTTACTCGAACGGCTTTTTTCACCCCACGGGGAAGCCCTGGCGCACGCCGGGCTTTCGGCATCGGAACTGGCGGAATTCGTGCAGCGCACTGCCAAGGCAGCCAGCCATGCGGCACGCGACAAGGATCAGCTGCTTCGTCAGTTGAAAACCTTGAAGCAACTGTGCCTGACGGCATGCCGATGA
- a CDS encoding ABC transporter ATP-binding protein, protein MAEIELRKLGKSYGRKHPVTVLSDVDLTIADGEFIVFLGPSGCGKTTLLRMIAGLEDITAGELLIDGQRANDLPPVKRRVALVFQSYALYPHMSVSDNMAFGLKLQGKARGRQARAEIARRVREAATLLEIDHLLDRKPRQLSGGQRQRVAIGRAIVREPALLLMDEPLSNLDAALRGQMRLELIELHRRLGNTTVYVTHDQVEAMTLGDRIAIINEGHIVQVGPPLEVYHRPANRFVAGFIGSPRMNFLAGRLEVEAGAVRVALADGVVLTTDVDAPTAAGGEATLGVRPEDLSIAAPGAGELAGKVRVVEPLGEATVLHVLLDAPGDTQIAVRIHGTLTLEPGSAVGIRVRPEHCHVFDADGQAMRRKHVPERTAFVE, encoded by the coding sequence ATGGCCGAAATCGAATTGCGCAAGCTCGGAAAATCCTACGGGCGCAAGCATCCCGTGACGGTGCTGAGCGACGTCGACCTGACCATCGCAGACGGCGAATTCATCGTCTTTCTGGGCCCCTCGGGCTGCGGCAAAACCACCCTGCTGCGCATGATCGCGGGTCTGGAGGACATTACCGCGGGCGAGCTGCTGATCGACGGCCAACGGGCCAACGACCTGCCGCCGGTCAAGCGGCGCGTGGCGCTGGTGTTCCAGTCCTATGCCCTGTATCCGCATATGAGCGTGTCCGACAACATGGCGTTCGGCCTCAAGCTGCAGGGCAAGGCGCGCGGCAGGCAGGCGCGCGCTGAGATCGCCCGCCGCGTGCGCGAGGCGGCGACGCTGCTGGAGATCGATCACCTGCTTGATCGCAAACCGCGCCAGCTTTCCGGCGGTCAGCGCCAGCGCGTGGCCATCGGGCGGGCCATCGTGCGCGAACCGGCCCTGCTGCTGATGGACGAACCGCTCTCCAACCTCGACGCCGCGCTGCGCGGCCAGATGCGCCTGGAGCTGATCGAACTGCATCGCCGGCTGGGCAATACCACCGTCTACGTCACCCATGATCAGGTCGAAGCGATGACGCTGGGCGATCGCATCGCGATCATCAACGAAGGACACATCGTGCAGGTCGGGCCGCCGCTGGAGGTCTATCATCGGCCCGCCAACCGGTTCGTCGCCGGATTCATTGGCTCGCCCCGGATGAATTTTCTCGCCGGCAGACTGGAAGTCGAAGCCGGTGCAGTGCGTGTGGCCCTGGCCGACGGCGTAGTCCTGACCACCGACGTCGACGCGCCCACCGCTGCCGGCGGCGAGGCCACGCTCGGTGTGCGGCCGGAAGATTTATCCATCGCCGCGCCCGGCGCCGGCGAACTGGCCGGCAAGGTGCGGGTGGTCGAACCTCTCGGCGAAGCCACAGTGCTGCATGTGCTGCTGGATGCGCCTGGGGATACGCAGATCGCCGTGCGCATACATGGCACGCTGACCCTCGAGCCCGGCTCCGCCGTCGGCATCCGGGTGCGCCCCGAGCACTGCCATGTGTTCGACGCCGACGGTCAGGCGATGCGCCGCAAGCACGTGCCCGAGCGCACGGCATTCGTGGAATAG